The window gagagagaatgagtggACTTTTTCTAAGGAGAGAAAAGGttgtttttcacttttttgagaagaagaagacaaaaaaaggTTTTGTTCTTGGAGttcttagagaagaagaagtgcaGGATTTTTGTGGAGGTTTAGCTCTCACATTTGGGTCATTCTTGTGACCGTTTTTGCTACATCTCATGCTCTTGTTTAGCTGGGTAACCGAAGTTGAAGTTTGCTTTCTCAATTAGGTTCTCCAAGCTTTGGGAGAAATTATTGGTGGCTTTGAGAGGTGAATTGGTAGCATTTCCTTTAAAGTGTGAGGTAGCCTTGTAATCTTTCCAAGTgcttattatttcttttctcaataTTGTGGTAGATCTCAAGTTTGGGCATAAACTTGATAAGTAAATCATTGTAATCCTTGTATTTGATTTAGTGAATTATTCTCGGAGTTGTCCCGTGGTTTTTCCCTTCACATTGAAGGATTTTTCACGTTAAATCTTGTGTTCCTTTTGATTTGTGGTTACTTGTTTggtttccattttttgtttgtttgatttttttattcacatagGTGGGAAGGTTATTCCGCATCTCTTCCCAACAGGATGATGGGGGAATAGAATGAAGGGGAGCAAAGAGGATAGGTGAGGAACAGATGCTCGAAACCGAGACCTTTGTAGCCCAGTGTCCACTGCACTAGCTGTCCTTAGTCCTCGCTAGATCAATAAGTTTATGCACATTTAGTTGTGCCACATGAAAGAAGAGTGATGTGATTATTCTAACTCATTAATATTCAAGAAATATTTTTGATTAATTATatgccaaattttttttatgagcaAGAGGTCTTTGTAGGGAGTGTAGCCTCTACATGCATACAGAGGCTAGCGGGAGTATGCAACGACATCAATAGGGAGTCATTACCACTttcaatcaggggtggagtggtTATTTCGTCCCCTCATGTGTCTAGGGGCAGGGGATACATTCCCCCACCAGAGATCATTTCTCCCTAACAACGACTATCCTAAAATCTAAATGGGACGTTGTTCACTATGGcgcagtgcagcctgcgcccaggcacatgggggtgggcgcaatgaccactctgcccccctgcacaggctgcgctgcggcatagagaacattctcccaatcTAAATTAACAAAATGCCTGAGCGGTTGGTTCAATGTAATccaaaccagcccaatcagacaGAAGCCCATCTCAACTCTGGCAAACCCTAGTTACATATATTATGTTTCCTGAGCAAGACGAAGAGCTTGCTACTTGGTGGTTGTGCTTACACTCGCTATCCAGAGGAGATACCAGCGCCGATCGCTCGCTTACGCCATTTACGTTAGTTCAGATCTCTCTCTTAGAACAAAGATTTATTCGTTGAACGCTATGACGCTCTCAATTAGATCAAGAACAATGTCCTTATGAAATCAAATGATTCAGTTCTTCATAATCTTTTCATTTAATTATCTCTTTTCTGTATTCGATATCAAATTTTCTGAAGATGGATAATTGATATTTGCAGCGAAGCAGGAGTAGGGAAAGAACGAAATTATGGCATACGCAGCGACGAAGCTTACGAAACCTGGTTTGGAGGAACCCCAGGAGCAGACTCACCGCATCAGGATCACTCTTTCTTCTAAGAATGTCAAGAATCTCGAGAAAggtttctctcttccctttacTTTTACCTAGGATTCTATTCTGATTTTAGTTCTGAGTTTAATGAGTTATATTGAATGATAATGCATTTTTGGGATCACTTACAGTGTGTGCGGATCTAGTCCGTGGAGCCAAGGATAAGCGGCTGAGAGTTAAGGGTCCAGTGAGGATGCCCACCAAAGTTCTCAACATCACTACCCGGAAGTCCCCCTGTGGTGAAGGTAATTCATACAATCATACACAACTTACTGAATGCTCTCCTTGACGTTTATATCCTTTTGTTCACTTCATGGCATGTCATTTTGCCAAAGTGCCTCTCTTATATAAGGATGCTGTACTTCCGGTGTTTGAAGTTGATATCTTCTTAATATTCTACGTGGAGTGTTTGTCTATATTCTCATTACTGAAAAGTTCTATTTCTACATTTCTATAGAGAATTTCTGTCATCCCTTTTGAATTTATTATCACTGGTGATAATTGTGTTGAGAAAAAGATTCTTTGTATTTTAGGGCCTACCCTATCGCATGAGTTGTGAGGAGTAAAGGGTATATGAtattgtctttatttttttcttcttattttctttacttCATGGTTTTGATGTATTTAAGAAAAGGTTTTGTTGCTGAGTGGCTTAAAAAAGTCTTCAAATATGGATTGTTAGTCATTGGGTTTTATGGTAGCAACATAACCTATGACTTGTCTTCTCCGTACTTCAATTTCCTAAGTTTCCTGTTGCTTTCTCATTCTGAATTGTGAGACCTTAAGAAATTTAGAAATTAGAGTCTCTTCCTTGCTCAGCATTTTGCATTTCATTCTATGTTCTTAACCATCTCAATATATTTATAATGTGCTACTCAGTAGTAATCTTCCCATTGGAATTAGAGTCTGCATTTCATTCTATGTTCTTAACTATCTCAGTATATTTAAAATGTGCTACTCAGTACTATTTTTTCCATTGGATTTTAATCTTGGAGAAACGCAATACTATTTACATGCTTTGATAGtttctttggttttcttcttttaagatttttgtGTATTCTTGAAGTGTACAGAAAATAATTTTgttcatatttttttgggttgggggggagagggggggaagAGTTGTTAGGGAATCATCTAGTGACAGGATAATGAGCTCCCTCTATATTATACATTTctgcttttctttcttattatttttttatttttaaaatttttttttacattcaaCTTCTTTGCCCAAATAGTAACCATCTTCATGGGGGTGAGTATGCTTAGACACAATGTTTATAGCATGAAAGAATCTCTAAGATGCTGTGAAATATACGAAAGATTTTGTGTACCACAAGTTAGGCGCACGCCTCTGATCCAGGGATTTCTCAGCCCAAAGAGAACCAGGAAAATTACAAATTGTCTCCCTACTAAATTTAGAATCTTAACAAAGTATCTGCCGAAATCTAGATTCAGAATATCTTGGTCTTCCTTATCATGAGTACAGAAATCACTACCTTTTGGTTTGGTTGTGGTCTTAATGTCAAATATAGTTGAGGTCCTGTGCGTGAGTTTCATATATAAACCAattaaatcatatatatatatataattgataTCACTACCTTTTGGTTTGGTTGTGGTCCTGTGCTTGCTCTGTATCACCCTTGTGTGCATATGCATATTCTTTAAATGTGTACCCTGGAGGATGAAAGTCTAGCTTAAATTCATCTTACTCTTTCATATGTTGGAGAGCAAGTAGAAAGCTAGGAGCCAGAGTTACATCtttaataactttttttttttggttgaggtTACATGTTCAATAACACCATATAATTGTTGGTGACCTGTGGGTTGGATGACCCAAGAAAGTCAAATTTTCTTCAAGTTGGAGGGAGACATTTATCCTCCATTTCTGAATGAGGAGTTGAAATACACTAAAGCTACAGGGTTTTGCACTTGCGGAAACCTATTTAAATTATGGACAATAACGACTTGAAGTTGACCTGGGTAGTATATACGTATTCCAAATTTGGATCTAAATCATGCATAGAATTTGGCAGAACACTACATTGCAGCAGATCTGATTAAAGCATAAACCACAGCCCACTGCAGTTGTGTGCATGGGTTTTGTTATTAGGATTTACAATTGAGGATTATCTAGATGTGTGTTAATTAATATATTGGCATACtaaaaaataatgatttttttatgtttgattaTCAGGAACTAACACATGGGATAGATTTGAGCTACGTGTACACAAGCGAGTAATTGATCTTGTTAGCTCTTCTGAAGTGGTGAAGCAAATTACCTCCATTACCATTGAACCTGGTGTAGAGGTTGAAGTTACAATTGCAGATCCATAATTTATATGCTTGTCATTGTCTTTATTCATTTTTGCCCCTGTCCTTGAGGTTAATGTAGAGAGGTCTTATCCATGCATCTTTCAGATAAAAGGATTTTTGAACCCTTTCTTGTCATTTAAATTGTGTGTGACTTGTTTGCAATTTTGGAACTTCCATAGTGAATTGTTTTGCAGCTTGTACCAAAATTTTTACTGTAGTCAAGATTCTTTAAGATAATTTGGTGCCTGGTCGGATTTCTGCCATCACTGTTGAAAATTCAGGGGTCGGGGAACAACCTCTCATTTAAGCAAACCAGTGAGAGCAGCGAAGCTACGCACAAGGAGAATTGATTAGAGGCTAGATTTTAAGAACAGAAACAACCATAGGACAGAATCATAGTGATCCAGGTTAAGAAATCGAAGGACAGAATGTAGGAAGTATGATATATCAGAATCTAATCGTCAGACGGGGCTGAAATCAGAATCACTTAGATCTAATAGGTTGTCGAAGCCCCCCAAAGTCCAAATATCAAGCAGGTTCACTGGTTAGATATGCAGATCTCCTAACTTGAATAGTTGTATTACAAAAGGGAGATGGTTCTCTCAGTAAGTGGCAGAGAGGAGcgcaccaatgaggtgtgaCAAAATGGCATTGTACATGGGAGGGCAGCGAAATCATATCATGTTAAAGTGGAGAGAGATTACACAGCTACTAATTTATCCTGCCCCAGTGGTTCAGAGAGCTTTTTTTTATATTGCAAAAATGAAACCCATGGTTGCTAATTAGCttacaattaaataaaatagaaactcttgGGCAACCGCTTAGCCtataataaaaaatggaaaagagaacgACACTTGGTCGTGCAGTACAAGCTGTCCCTGCACTCTGACACAGGGGTGCATGAAATGACTGTTGCACCCCCTTGAACCTTGGAAATGACTAGGAGAGCAGTGGTCATTTCAAACACCCATGTGTCAGGGCGCAGGGACGGGCACTGCATGACCAAGTGgcgttctttttcccacaaaaaatagaaacttta is drawn from Telopea speciosissima isolate NSW1024214 ecotype Mountain lineage chromosome 1, Tspe_v1, whole genome shotgun sequence and contains these coding sequences:
- the LOC122649121 gene encoding 40S ribosomal protein S20-2-like, which encodes MAYAATKLTKPGLEEPQEQTHRIRITLSSKNVKNLEKVCADLVRGAKDKRLRVKGPVRMPTKVLNITTRKSPCGEGTNTWDRFELRVHKRVIDLVSSSEVVKQITSITIEPGVEVEVTIADP